The following are encoded together in the Robertmurraya sp. FSL R5-0851 genome:
- the proB gene encoding glutamate 5-kinase produces MTTLENRKKRVVIKVGSSSLTSRHGEISRRKLEKLADEIALLKDAGHEIVFVSSGAVAAGYRKLGCINRPTSLPEKQAAASIGQGLLIEAYSEIFLSHGYIASQILITRSDFSDETRYHNVRNTLNVLLERGIIPIVNENDTVTVDRLKFGDNDTLSAKVAGLIEADQLIILSDIEGLYDSDPRKNEQAKLLEKVYEITPEIEQGAGGSGSVVGTGGMKSKIDAVKIAMASGIRTFLGKATISNILNDAVQGTAKGTYFEVSTETVNLDQKKQWIAFHSGPKGEIFINEHGKLSIVECKQSILSSHIEKVNGRFEKGSVIRILDHQGERVGLGVVNYSTEELERIMNSIGEELSNDEVVPIEHFVCELELSLPVVI; encoded by the coding sequence ATGACGACCCTTGAAAACAGGAAGAAACGGGTTGTAATAAAAGTAGGAAGCAGTTCTTTAACCAGTCGACATGGAGAAATTAGTCGGCGAAAACTGGAAAAATTAGCGGATGAGATTGCTCTTTTAAAGGATGCTGGACATGAAATCGTATTTGTATCCTCCGGAGCTGTGGCGGCTGGGTATCGTAAACTAGGCTGCATTAACCGCCCCACATCTCTCCCAGAGAAACAAGCGGCAGCCTCTATTGGGCAAGGACTACTAATTGAAGCCTATTCAGAGATTTTCTTATCCCACGGGTATATCGCCTCACAGATATTAATTACACGTAGTGATTTTTCAGATGAAACCCGCTATCACAATGTTCGAAACACACTAAACGTATTATTAGAACGAGGAATTATACCTATTGTTAATGAAAACGACACTGTCACAGTCGACAGGTTAAAGTTTGGTGATAACGATACATTATCAGCTAAAGTGGCTGGTTTAATTGAAGCTGACCAATTGATTATTTTATCTGATATCGAAGGACTATACGATTCAGATCCCCGCAAAAATGAACAGGCCAAACTTTTAGAAAAAGTATACGAAATCACACCTGAAATTGAACAAGGTGCAGGTGGATCCGGAAGTGTGGTTGGAACAGGAGGCATGAAGTCGAAGATTGATGCTGTGAAAATTGCTATGGCTTCAGGTATTCGTACGTTTCTTGGTAAAGCCACCATTTCAAATATACTAAATGATGCTGTTCAAGGTACCGCCAAAGGAACATATTTCGAAGTTTCTACCGAGACGGTTAATTTAGATCAAAAGAAACAATGGATTGCCTTTCACTCCGGTCCAAAGGGAGAGATTTTCATCAACGAACACGGAAAACTCTCTATTGTTGAATGTAAACAGAGCATTCTATCCTCCCATATTGAGAAGGTGAATGGACGGTTTGAAAAAGGTTCTGTTATTCGAATCTTAGACCACCAGGGCGAAAGAGTGGGATTAGGTGTAGTGAATTATTCAACGGAAGAACTTGAACGAATAATGAATTCTATAGGTGAAGAATTGAGTAATGATGAGGTTGTTCCAATCGAACACTTTGTTTGCGAATTAGAACTATCCCTACCTGTGGTCATATAA
- a CDS encoding bifunctional 2',3'-cyclic-nucleotide 2'-phosphodiesterase/3'-nucleotidase — translation MKLQSKKKGNKILSSTLALSMIAAPLIPTNVLAAKSSVEKVQSEVELRIMETTDIHTNLLDFDYYKNATAPKLGLAKTATLVKEARAQADNSVLVDNGDLIQGTPLGTYKAKIDPLEDGEVHPAIKAMNLMGYDMATLGNHEFNYGLEYLDEVYDDADFSFVNANVYVDDHDNDPTNDVNKYTPYKIVNKKVKDENGKTAVIQIGYIGFVPPQINEWDKANLDGKVITKNIVESAERFVPKMKEEGADVIIAMAHSGFSGSEANSEDTVYALSKVDGIDAITFSHTHKVFPAKDVSSLDALFKGADGQPLPGVDNAKGTINGVAAVQAGYGGGALGIIDLTLQKIKGKWSVADSQSSTRAIDTVKPDEKIVKAVTADHEATIEYVNTPIGTTTDDIYSYFALVQDDPSIQVVTNAQKWYVEKYIGLNKPELKDLPILSVGAPFKAGRNGFEEYTEIKKGDLTIRSAGDLYLYDNTLKAVKVKGSVVKEWIEMTAGKFNQIDPAKTEEQSLLNPSFPVYNFDVIDGVEYQIDVTQPAKYDTKGNLVNPESSRVINLEYNGEPVDPEQEFIVVTNNYRAGGGGNFPGVKGSELVVDSADENRQILMDYISEEKVITPTVDNNWSIAPISGDVNVTFTTSPKAEQYIGENSPFSYTGKTDASGFGIFNINLNRGVKVQLLGVNDLHGQLDTVTKLGTSLAGQIEYTAGALKQEEATNPNTLIVHAGDMIGGSPLISALFQDEPTIEVLEAIGFDAGTLGNHEFDEGIDELKRIINGGDHPNGTPGYDGMNFPLVAANAYDTRDGELITEPYTVLETGGQKIGVIGVVTQETPSMIVRKGNETLQITDEVAAINKYTAELKAQDIEAIVVLAHNPAEQEGYTDAYDASKIAEQVNDEVDIIFAAHNHKYVNRVVDNKLIVQAYSYGSAFSDVDLEIDPFTGDIFKKSAEIKTVYQDKYTPDPEVAAIIEKYKEKVEPIKAQVVGQSLTTLEKGYPTVASQNSDLPLGNLIADGMKEAMDSDFALMNGGGVRSPLEAGEVTYGDLFAIQPFGNVLNKVNLSGADLRVILDEQITTRGLDYHISGFKYTYTYDDSAKIGKVVDITLPDGTPIDPTKEYSVVVNNYMYGNISTSIGKLSTDMEVGDVDLDATVKFVKSLTSPIDYKSEGRIQRVY, via the coding sequence ATGAAACTGCAAAGCAAAAAGAAAGGTAATAAGATTTTATCTAGCACACTTGCTCTCAGCATGATCGCAGCACCGTTAATACCAACTAATGTACTTGCAGCAAAGTCTTCCGTTGAAAAAGTTCAATCAGAAGTTGAACTTCGAATCATGGAGACAACTGATATTCATACGAATCTATTAGACTTTGATTATTACAAAAATGCAACTGCTCCAAAGTTAGGTTTAGCAAAAACGGCAACTCTTGTAAAAGAAGCACGAGCACAGGCAGATAACTCTGTATTAGTAGACAACGGTGACCTCATTCAAGGGACTCCTCTTGGAACCTACAAAGCCAAGATCGATCCTTTAGAGGACGGAGAAGTTCACCCAGCTATTAAAGCCATGAACTTAATGGGTTATGACATGGCAACCCTTGGAAACCATGAGTTTAACTACGGTTTAGAATATCTTGATGAAGTTTATGATGATGCGGACTTTTCGTTTGTTAATGCGAACGTTTATGTGGATGATCATGATAACGATCCAACCAATGATGTAAATAAATATACACCTTATAAAATCGTTAATAAAAAAGTTAAAGATGAAAACGGCAAAACAGCTGTTATCCAAATCGGTTATATCGGTTTTGTCCCTCCTCAAATTAATGAGTGGGATAAAGCAAACTTAGATGGCAAAGTCATTACAAAAAATATCGTAGAATCAGCTGAGCGTTTCGTACCAAAGATGAAGGAAGAAGGAGCTGATGTGATTATCGCAATGGCTCACTCTGGCTTTAGTGGAAGCGAAGCTAACTCAGAAGATACCGTCTATGCACTAAGTAAAGTTGATGGAATTGACGCCATTACATTCTCACACACTCATAAAGTATTCCCTGCAAAAGATGTTAGTTCATTAGATGCATTATTTAAAGGTGCGGATGGACAACCTCTACCTGGCGTAGACAATGCAAAAGGAACCATTAATGGCGTTGCAGCTGTGCAAGCTGGTTACGGTGGTGGAGCACTAGGTATTATTGACCTTACACTTCAAAAGATTAAAGGAAAATGGTCTGTTGCGGACTCTCAATCTTCTACACGTGCCATAGATACAGTAAAGCCAGACGAAAAAATTGTAAAAGCTGTAACAGCTGATCACGAAGCAACCATTGAATATGTAAACACTCCTATCGGAACAACAACCGATGATATCTATAGTTATTTTGCTCTTGTGCAAGATGATCCATCTATTCAAGTGGTGACAAACGCACAAAAATGGTATGTAGAAAAGTATATTGGTCTAAATAAACCAGAATTAAAAGACCTTCCTATTCTTTCTGTTGGTGCGCCATTTAAAGCAGGACGAAATGGTTTTGAAGAATATACAGAAATTAAGAAAGGCGATTTGACCATTCGTAGCGCTGGTGATTTATACCTTTACGACAACACTTTAAAGGCTGTGAAAGTAAAAGGATCGGTTGTTAAGGAATGGATTGAGATGACTGCAGGGAAATTCAATCAAATTGATCCAGCCAAAACAGAGGAACAATCGCTTTTAAATCCATCCTTCCCTGTTTATAACTTCGATGTGATTGATGGAGTTGAGTATCAAATTGATGTAACACAGCCTGCTAAGTACGATACAAAAGGCAATCTAGTAAACCCAGAATCTAGCCGTGTCATAAACCTAGAATATAACGGTGAGCCAGTTGACCCTGAACAAGAATTTATTGTTGTAACAAACAACTACCGTGCTGGTGGTGGCGGTAACTTCCCTGGAGTAAAGGGCAGTGAACTAGTAGTTGATTCTGCAGATGAAAACCGTCAAATCTTAATGGACTATATCTCAGAAGAAAAAGTCATTACACCAACAGTTGATAACAACTGGTCAATCGCACCTATTTCTGGAGATGTGAATGTAACGTTTACCACTTCACCAAAGGCAGAGCAATACATTGGTGAAAATAGCCCATTCTCTTATACTGGTAAAACAGATGCAAGTGGATTTGGTATTTTTAATATTAACCTTAACCGCGGAGTGAAAGTTCAGCTCCTAGGTGTAAATGACTTACATGGTCAGCTAGATACGGTAACCAAATTGGGTACTTCATTGGCTGGACAAATTGAGTATACCGCTGGTGCGTTAAAACAAGAAGAGGCTACTAACCCTAATACATTAATCGTGCATGCTGGAGATATGATTGGAGGAAGCCCTCTTATTTCGGCTCTTTTCCAAGATGAACCAACAATTGAAGTACTAGAGGCAATCGGCTTTGATGCAGGCACTCTAGGAAACCATGAGTTTGATGAAGGAATTGATGAATTAAAACGAATCATCAACGGTGGAGACCATCCAAACGGTACCCCTGGTTATGACGGAATGAATTTCCCTCTTGTAGCAGCAAATGCTTATGATACAAGAGACGGTGAGTTAATTACTGAGCCATATACTGTACTTGAGACGGGTGGACAAAAGATTGGTGTGATCGGGGTTGTTACTCAAGAAACTCCATCTATGATTGTTAGAAAAGGCAATGAAACTCTCCAAATTACAGATGAAGTAGCAGCGATTAACAAGTACACAGCTGAATTAAAAGCACAAGATATAGAAGCGATTGTTGTTCTTGCCCATAACCCTGCGGAACAAGAAGGATACACAGATGCATATGATGCCAGTAAAATTGCAGAACAAGTAAATGATGAGGTTGATATCATTTTTGCCGCTCACAATCATAAGTATGTGAATCGTGTTGTAGACAATAAGTTAATTGTACAAGCATATTCTTACGGCTCTGCTTTCTCTGATGTCGACCTAGAAATCGACCCTTTCACAGGAGATATTTTCAAAAAATCAGCTGAAATTAAAACGGTTTACCAAGATAAGTACACTCCAGATCCAGAAGTTGCTGCCATCATAGAAAAGTACAAAGAAAAGGTAGAACCTATTAAAGCACAGGTGGTTGGACAATCTCTTACTACCCTTGAAAAAGGATACCCAACGGTTGCTAGCCAAAATAGTGATTTGCCTCTAGGTAACTTAATCGCCGATGGAATGAAAGAGGCCATGGATTCTGACTTTGCATTAATGAACGGTGGTGGGGTTCGCTCTCCGCTTGAAGCAGGTGAAGTCACATATGGTGATCTATTCGCTATTCAGCCTTTTGGTAATGTCCTGAACAAAGTGAATCTAAGTGGTGCCGATTTACGTGTCATCCTAGATGAACAAATTACAACAAGAGGTCTTGACTATCATATCTCTGGATTCAAGTATACGTACACATATGACGATTCGGCAAAAATAGGAAAAGTCGTGGACATTACTTTACCAGACGGAACCCCAATTGACCCAACAAAAGAGTATAGTGTAGTTGTAAACAACTACATGTACGGCAATATCAGTACAAGCATTGGAAAGCTTTCTACCGATATGGAAGTGGGAGATGTGGATTTAGACGCGACCGTAAAGTTTGTTAAATCATTAACTTCCCCTATCGACTACAAGTCTGAAGGAAGAATTCAAAGAGTATATTAA
- the proB gene encoding glutamate 5-kinase yields MAKQRIVVKIGSSSLTNSHGGLSKNKIAEHVAALSKLKKEGNEVILISSGAVAAGFSVLGYQTRPVTIAGKQAAAAVGQGLLMQSYFEEFQKEGIVSAQLLLTRNDFSQQEQYNNAYSTLSELLKRGVIPIINENDSVAVDELTFGDNDMLSALVSGLIHADTLIILTDINGLYDGNPRKDPNAKKYNFLPEVTEEVLEVAGGSGSKVGTGGMRSKLEAAKTALSVGVKVFIGKGEGTDKLLDIVTGKGDGTYIGYNLGTSLKSKKQWIGIHSQIAGRIDIDSGAEHAVIHQGKSLLPAGVKHVDGSFTRGDVVEVWNEKGELIGKGQINYTVDELSKIKGLSSKEANIVNMHNRIEVIHRDNWVTFTKERKQR; encoded by the coding sequence GTGGCTAAACAGCGCATTGTTGTAAAAATCGGGAGTAGTTCATTAACGAATTCGCATGGTGGTCTATCAAAGAATAAGATCGCCGAGCATGTGGCGGCACTGTCTAAGCTGAAGAAGGAAGGAAACGAAGTGATTCTTATTTCTTCAGGAGCTGTGGCTGCAGGTTTTTCAGTTTTAGGCTATCAGACAAGACCTGTGACCATTGCTGGAAAGCAAGCGGCTGCCGCTGTGGGTCAGGGCTTACTCATGCAAAGCTACTTTGAAGAGTTTCAAAAAGAAGGAATCGTGTCAGCCCAGCTTCTTCTAACAAGAAATGATTTTTCCCAACAAGAACAATACAATAATGCCTATTCCACATTATCTGAGCTATTAAAACGTGGGGTTATACCGATTATTAATGAAAACGATTCGGTTGCGGTAGATGAACTCACATTTGGCGATAATGACATGCTTTCTGCTTTAGTTAGTGGTTTAATTCATGCCGACACGCTCATTATTCTTACGGATATAAATGGCTTGTATGACGGAAACCCACGTAAGGACCCGAACGCTAAAAAGTATAATTTCCTCCCAGAAGTTACAGAGGAAGTTTTAGAGGTTGCGGGAGGTTCTGGTTCAAAGGTCGGTACAGGCGGGATGCGTTCGAAGCTTGAGGCAGCCAAAACGGCTTTATCTGTCGGTGTAAAGGTATTTATCGGCAAGGGAGAAGGAACGGATAAGCTATTAGATATCGTTACTGGAAAGGGCGATGGTACCTATATTGGCTATAACCTAGGGACTTCATTAAAAAGTAAGAAACAGTGGATAGGCATTCACTCACAAATTGCTGGGCGAATCGATATTGATTCGGGTGCGGAACATGCTGTCATTCATCAAGGGAAAAGCCTTTTGCCAGCAGGTGTCAAACATGTTGATGGTTCCTTTACGCGCGGTGATGTCGTAGAGGTATGGAATGAAAAAGGTGAGTTAATTGGAAAAGGGCAAATTAATTATACAGTTGATGAACTTTCCAAAATTAAAGGACTTTCAAGTAAAGAAGCAAATATAGTAAATATGCATAATCGGATTGAAGTTATTCACAGAGATAACTGGGTTACTTTTACGAAGGAGAGGAAACAAAGATGA
- a CDS encoding ParM/StbA family protein — protein MSNSRIAAVDVGNDSIKAIFGEMEYEINMPNIVARDTEDRPVIGIEELDSKNPFDGIHIKVHSPALKDNNAIYRVGHLATKSNNATELDPGSSKSEEDQTLVMLFATLAMDAVKEENSGIFPRSKQVIDANYTLGTGLPLREVKEGKDAGYRSKLVGSVHQVEFLVTPKYQGLKVNIKFNEVKIYPEGFAAYINLVMDTQLKIINKDLIDKRILIQDIGGLSTDIAVIKNRNVDDDKAQGFNLGVSESLEAIREEIRTKHGVELDSRRDVVEIITRKNDRNHIMVKGSRTSVHDITDRILLELAKKQYRLLRNIWQKNSQTEICYFVGGGAHVLKDYIKTLNNNLDGYNIEFFEDEKESIWMMANAYYKLITDYVRKVEKPKKAQEPVKNS, from the coding sequence ATGTCAAACTCTAGAATTGCAGCAGTAGATGTTGGAAATGACTCGATTAAAGCGATCTTTGGGGAGATGGAATATGAAATTAATATGCCTAATATTGTTGCCAGGGATACGGAAGATCGACCGGTCATTGGAATAGAGGAACTGGATAGTAAAAATCCCTTTGATGGCATCCACATTAAAGTGCATTCTCCTGCTCTAAAAGACAATAATGCCATTTACCGAGTAGGCCATCTTGCAACGAAAAGCAACAATGCAACAGAATTAGATCCTGGAAGTAGCAAATCAGAAGAAGACCAAACATTGGTCATGCTTTTTGCTACCTTGGCAATGGATGCGGTGAAAGAAGAGAATTCGGGTATTTTTCCTAGATCCAAACAAGTGATTGATGCCAATTACACGCTTGGTACGGGTCTTCCACTACGTGAAGTAAAGGAAGGAAAGGATGCGGGATACCGTTCGAAATTAGTCGGTTCTGTGCACCAAGTAGAATTTCTTGTCACACCTAAGTATCAAGGGTTAAAAGTAAATATTAAATTTAATGAAGTGAAAATATATCCAGAAGGTTTTGCAGCTTATATTAATCTTGTGATGGATACCCAGCTAAAGATTATTAATAAGGATTTAATTGATAAAAGAATTCTTATTCAGGACATCGGAGGACTATCCACGGATATTGCAGTGATTAAAAATCGTAATGTTGATGATGATAAGGCACAAGGGTTCAATCTAGGCGTTTCTGAATCTCTAGAAGCCATAAGAGAGGAAATAAGAACAAAGCACGGGGTGGAGTTAGATAGTCGTCGTGATGTTGTTGAAATTATTACTAGAAAGAATGATCGCAATCACATTATGGTGAAAGGCAGCCGTACGAGTGTTCATGACATAACAGATCGGATTTTACTAGAGCTAGCAAAAAAACAATACCGTTTGTTAAGGAATATTTGGCAAAAGAACTCTCAAACGGAAATCTGTTATTTTGTTGGTGGCGGTGCACATGTATTAAAGGACTATATTAAGACACTAAATAATAATTTAGATGGCTATAATATTGAATTTTTTGAAGATGAAAAAGAGAGTATTTGGATGATGGCTAATGCCTATTATAAGCTTATTACGGATTATGTAAGGAAAGTCGAGAAGCCAAAGAAAGCCCAAGAACCCGTTAAGAATTCATAG
- a CDS encoding glutamate-5-semialdehyde dehydrogenase encodes MTELLEKARLASTLATSLALCTTNQKNDALLLIANQLVEDTPFILQENKKDLEAGKQSGMGDHLLDRLQLTEERIQDMAEGVRQVATLSDPVGEILEGWDRPNGLHIEKVRVPLGVVGMIYEARPNVTVDAASLCLKTGNAVLLRGSSSAIHSNKAIVAVIHRALEKSECPVEAVQLLEDTSRETASQMFKLTEYLDVLIPRGGANLIQSVVNNASVPVLETGVGNCHIYIDESANHKMAIDIAINAKTQRPSVCNAAETILVHQKWADQHLEDLIKALQEKKVEIRADEKARQMDKDLLPATEEDWETEFSNLTVALRVVSHVDEAISHIASYGSKHSEAIISETAENVETFFNRVDAAALYHNASTRFTDGFEFGFGAEIGISTQKLHARGPMGLPALTSTKYIVRGTGQIRE; translated from the coding sequence ATGACAGAATTATTAGAAAAGGCACGTCTCGCAAGTACTCTAGCAACTAGCTTAGCTCTTTGTACCACCAACCAGAAAAACGATGCATTGCTGCTTATTGCCAATCAGTTAGTAGAGGATACCCCTTTTATTTTACAAGAAAATAAGAAGGATCTTGAGGCTGGAAAGCAAAGCGGGATGGGAGATCACTTACTCGATCGTCTCCAATTAACGGAAGAACGTATTCAAGACATGGCAGAAGGAGTAAGACAAGTAGCTACCTTATCAGATCCTGTTGGAGAGATTCTAGAGGGATGGGATCGCCCAAATGGTCTTCATATTGAGAAAGTCCGTGTTCCTCTTGGAGTTGTCGGAATGATCTATGAAGCAAGACCCAATGTCACGGTTGATGCAGCAAGTCTTTGCCTAAAAACAGGTAATGCGGTGTTGTTGCGAGGAAGTTCATCTGCGATTCATTCAAATAAAGCGATTGTAGCAGTTATTCACCGTGCACTTGAAAAGAGTGAATGTCCAGTGGAAGCGGTGCAGTTACTAGAAGATACAAGCAGAGAAACAGCTTCCCAAATGTTTAAGTTAACAGAGTACCTAGATGTGCTCATCCCTAGAGGAGGAGCAAACCTCATTCAATCCGTTGTAAATAATGCTTCCGTTCCCGTTCTTGAAACTGGGGTGGGGAACTGTCATATTTATATTGATGAAAGTGCTAATCATAAAATGGCCATTGATATTGCCATTAATGCGAAAACTCAGCGTCCATCTGTGTGTAATGCGGCAGAAACGATCCTTGTTCACCAAAAATGGGCAGATCAGCATCTAGAGGATTTAATAAAAGCGTTACAAGAGAAAAAGGTGGAAATACGCGCAGATGAAAAGGCAAGACAAATGGATAAAGATTTACTTCCTGCTACTGAAGAAGATTGGGAAACAGAGTTCTCAAACCTAACAGTAGCGCTTCGAGTGGTATCTCATGTCGATGAAGCAATCAGTCATATTGCTAGCTATGGCTCAAAGCATTCAGAAGCGATCATTTCAGAAACTGCTGAGAATGTAGAGACATTCTTTAATAGAGTTGATGCAGCAGCCCTATATCACAATGCTTCTACAAGATTTACCGATGGCTTTGAATTTGGTTTTGGGGCAGAAATAGGGATTAGTACGCAAAAGCTTCATGCACGAGGTCCAATGGGCTTACCTGCTCTTACCTCTACCAAGTACATTGTTCGAGGAACCGGACAAATAAGAGAATAA
- a CDS encoding glutamate-5-semialdehyde dehydrogenase produces the protein MSVTTEFTSVEAQAIAAKKAAKVLSQLSTAEKNEVLHVLADALEKKTNVILEANQLDLDTGRAKGYDAAYMDRLALSKERISEFAEGLRQVATLEDPTGKILSSWTLDNGLLVEKVSVPLGVIGMIYEARPNVTVDATGLALKSGNAIVLKGGSSALSSNQAIVQVMHEALDHTLVPGEAVQFIASTNREATQQLFTMKEHIDVLIPRGGASLINAVVNQATIPVLETGVGNCHLYIDVEADVDKALNILINAKTDRPAVCNALETAIIHKDWLIKNKSHLVDIFNKHGITVHGDEMAQTYIPNAVPATEKDWANEYLSLDLAIKTVNNVEEAIDHIETYGTKHSEAIVTENKETAKKFMSLVDASALYHNASTRFTDGGALGFGAEIGISTQKLHARGPMGLPALTTVKFIMSGNGQIR, from the coding sequence ATGTCAGTAACTACAGAATTTACAAGTGTCGAAGCGCAAGCCATTGCTGCTAAAAAAGCAGCAAAAGTCCTTAGCCAACTATCAACTGCAGAAAAAAATGAAGTATTACATGTTTTAGCCGATGCATTAGAAAAAAAGACAAACGTGATTTTAGAGGCAAATCAGCTTGATTTAGATACGGGTCGAGCCAAAGGCTATGACGCCGCCTACATGGATCGCCTGGCCCTCTCTAAAGAAAGAATATCGGAATTTGCAGAAGGTCTCAGGCAAGTAGCTACACTAGAGGACCCAACGGGGAAAATTCTATCAAGTTGGACATTAGATAATGGTTTATTAGTTGAAAAGGTATCCGTTCCATTAGGTGTTATTGGGATGATCTATGAAGCACGTCCTAATGTAACCGTTGATGCCACCGGTCTTGCCCTTAAATCAGGTAATGCTATTGTTTTAAAAGGAGGATCATCTGCTTTATCATCAAACCAAGCGATCGTTCAAGTCATGCATGAAGCACTAGATCACACATTGGTCCCAGGAGAGGCTGTTCAATTCATCGCAAGTACAAATCGCGAAGCTACTCAGCAGCTTTTCACTATGAAGGAACATATTGATGTACTCATCCCTAGAGGTGGTGCTTCTCTTATAAATGCGGTCGTAAATCAAGCAACCATTCCTGTACTCGAAACTGGAGTTGGAAACTGCCACTTATACATTGATGTTGAAGCAGATGTTGATAAAGCATTAAACATACTCATTAATGCGAAAACGGACCGTCCTGCTGTATGTAATGCGTTAGAGACAGCTATTATTCATAAAGACTGGCTTATCAAAAACAAGAGTCATCTCGTTGATATTTTTAATAAACATGGTATTACTGTTCATGGCGATGAAATGGCTCAAACTTATATTCCCAATGCGGTCCCAGCAACAGAGAAAGATTGGGCAAACGAGTATTTAAGCTTAGATTTAGCCATCAAAACCGTTAATAACGTCGAAGAAGCCATTGACCATATTGAAACATACGGAACCAAGCACTCTGAAGCAATTGTAACTGAGAACAAAGAAACAGCGAAAAAGTTTATGAGTTTAGTAGATGCTTCCGCCCTATACCACAATGCATCCACACGGTTTACAGATGGCGGAGCACTTGGATTTGGAGCAGAGATAGGAATATCCACTCAAAAATTACATGCTCGCGGACCAATGGGTTTACCTGCCTTAACAACGGTGAAATTTATAATGTCTGGTAACGGACAAATACGATGA
- a CDS encoding HAMP domain-containing sensor histidine kinase, whose amino-acid sequence MVVYIGRTIVLTEMQSWFKGVSMKELYTEINKKLYYFTITVVIAIMLMGLLVDNPYYSQDGSAFFLHALFLTFFAVCLLLYPRNTSHYCRLLIMITSFMYFYSLFFLYPDTWSNFIFLCLVPAISILFFDPKLFYFSLALNSFAILMTFLYIILVDQGAHYSYIQEDLVGNIINFFGSQAIIYFIFYISYGRLKKQQLYFQQIKQAERLKTTGQLAAAVAHEIRNPLTVVKGFLQFYEQSNEVDTELKKHFHLMVDELNTAEQVISQFLSIAKPAKEKELEPVNIRQVLQSVTDLLHSYGLLHDNQIELQIVEDSYVAANTIEMKQLFINIIKNAIEASNIGDVVVVAASKIKDMVEINIIDYGQGMTEKEIESLGTPFYSLKSKGTGLGMMICYNIAENYKGKISFKSTKGKGTTVTIRFPSLI is encoded by the coding sequence ATGGTAGTATATATAGGGAGAACAATCGTATTAACCGAAATGCAATCCTGGTTTAAAGGAGTAAGTATGAAGGAACTTTATACGGAAATTAATAAGAAACTGTATTATTTTACGATAACTGTTGTTATTGCCATTATGTTAATGGGTCTATTAGTAGACAATCCATATTATAGTCAAGATGGATCAGCTTTTTTTCTCCATGCATTATTTCTCACATTCTTTGCTGTTTGTTTATTGTTGTACCCGAGAAATACATCTCATTATTGTCGATTGCTCATCATGATTACATCATTTATGTACTTTTATTCATTATTCTTTTTATATCCTGATACCTGGTCAAACTTTATCTTTTTATGTCTTGTTCCAGCTATATCGATTTTATTTTTTGATCCAAAACTCTTTTACTTTTCACTGGCACTTAATAGTTTTGCGATCCTAATGACGTTCCTATATATCATACTTGTTGATCAAGGTGCTCATTATTCTTATATTCAAGAAGATCTAGTGGGAAATATAATTAATTTTTTTGGTAGTCAAGCCATCATTTACTTTATTTTTTATATTTCCTATGGTCGTTTAAAGAAACAACAACTATATTTTCAACAAATAAAACAGGCAGAGCGTTTGAAGACGACTGGACAACTTGCAGCAGCAGTTGCTCATGAAATCAGAAATCCTTTGACAGTAGTTAAAGGATTTTTACAGTTTTACGAGCAATCCAATGAAGTAGATACTGAGTTGAAGAAACATTTTCATTTAATGGTAGATGAGTTGAATACAGCTGAACAGGTTATATCTCAATTTTTATCGATTGCAAAGCCAGCGAAGGAAAAGGAGCTAGAACCGGTAAATATCAGGCAGGTTCTTCAAAGTGTAACCGATTTGCTCCATTCCTACGGGCTATTACATGATAATCAAATCGAGTTACAAATTGTAGAAGATTCCTATGTCGCAGCTAATACAATTGAGATGAAACAATTATTCATAAATATTATTAAAAATGCAATCGAAGCATCGAATATTGGTGATGTGGTCGTAGTGGCAGCTTCAAAAATAAAGGATATGGTTGAAATTAATATTATTGATTATGGTCAAGGGATGACAGAGAAGGAAATTGAGTCTCTTGGAACTCCATTTTATTCTTTAAAGAGTAAAGGAACTGGCCTCGGAATGATGATTTGTTATAATATCGCAGAGAATTACAAAGGAAAAATAAGCTTCAAAAGTACAAAAGGAAAAGGAACAACCGTTACCATTCGTTTTCCGTCCCTTATATAA